From the genome of Campylobacter concisus, one region includes:
- a CDS encoding Bax inhibitor-1/YccA family protein — MSLYDRNYAKQNQEELAYSQSSLSTFIKQTYQLFAASLLSATAGAYVGISIAGVFAANRFLFWGLVIVEFALLFGLMAAKRKEGLNLILLFAFTFISGLTLTPLLSAILAMPSGAGIVAQAFGLTTVAFGALSVFAMNTKRDFTTMGKMLFITLIVIVAAAIINIFVKSTMFQLVIASISSILFSAYILFDTQNIIRGNYETPVEGAVALYLDFVNLFTSLLQILGIFNRND; from the coding sequence ATGAGTCTGTATGATAGGAACTACGCAAAACAAAATCAAGAAGAACTTGCGTACTCTCAAAGCTCACTAAGCACTTTTATAAAACAAACTTATCAACTTTTTGCAGCATCGCTACTTTCAGCAACAGCTGGCGCTTATGTAGGTATTAGCATAGCTGGCGTTTTTGCGGCAAATAGATTTTTGTTCTGGGGACTTGTAATAGTCGAGTTTGCACTACTTTTTGGCTTAATGGCAGCTAAACGCAAAGAGGGATTAAATTTAATACTTCTATTTGCGTTTACTTTCATAAGTGGCCTTACGCTAACTCCGCTACTTTCAGCGATCTTGGCTATGCCAAGTGGAGCTGGTATTGTAGCTCAAGCATTTGGACTAACAACAGTTGCTTTTGGTGCATTAAGTGTCTTTGCAATGAATACAAAACGTGACTTTACAACAATGGGTAAAATGTTGTTCATAACTTTAATTGTTATCGTTGCAGCAGCTATTATCAATATCTTTGTTAAAAGTACAATGTTTCAACTTGTAATCGCAAGTATTTCATCGATCTTATTTAGCGCATATATACTTTTTGATACGCAAAATATTATCCGTGGAAACTATGAAACACCAGTTGAAGGCGCAGTTGCTTTGTATCTTGATTTTGTAAATCTATTTACATCACTGCTTCAAATTTTAGGAATTTTCAACAGGAATGACTAA